The following coding sequences are from one Nicotiana tomentosiformis chromosome 3, ASM39032v3, whole genome shotgun sequence window:
- the LOC138907939 gene encoding uncharacterized protein, producing the protein MTVTQYETRFVDLARHATIMLPTERERVRRFIDGLTFTIMLQMAKETRDDISFHRAINIARRIEIVRGQERGPVSDKRPHHYGSFSGASSRGRGTFGRGHPSQSFQSALQASQSASGSHGLYVSHCGQPTYSAPSAPISAPPIQSYHHGYLAR; encoded by the coding sequence atgactgttacccagtacgagactcgatttgtggacctagctcgccatgccaCTATCATGCTCCCTacagagagggagagagtgaggagattcattgatgggctcactttcactatcatgctacagatggccaaggagactagagatgatatttcttttcatAGGGCTATAaatattgctagacggatcgaaatagttcgtggtcaggagagggggCCGGTGTCTGATAAAAGGCCTCATCATTatggtagtttcagtggtgcctcatctagaggcaggggtacttttggtagaggccatccttccCAGTCATTtcagtcagcgcttcaggcatctcaaagtgcttcagggagtcatggtctTTATGTATCTCATTGTGGGCAGCCAACCTatagtgcaccatcagctcctattagtgcgccTCCAATCCAGAGCTATCACCATGGTTATCTGGCCCGTTAG
- the LOC104100830 gene encoding WEB family protein At2g38370-like, which translates to MAGNGEPAAAETKKIICNPRVEIDTSLPFESVKEAVDHFGGSGPWIPHHLLRLPPPDDHDREVVDVGKMEEQAVKFEKDLIVKEQEALNVLREVEAAKRFVEGLKVNLMQEVSEFVSSSGLNPESQTPTPSEQSAENLSLCPLQSPGHVLMELNQAKLDLNKMSIDLTVIRSSVETLNKKMEKDKVMLDRSSQRKSLTSATGFSIEENNTNGDSFDNSMNKELKQLSFEAEQFKKMAEASRYEVMKAMSEIERTKASIRMAEMRLHAAKKMEEAAKAVEAIAFAERKALLNGKNSSDVVQHKPEGITISYEEYYALARKAQQAEELCKTKFVDTNTMRRTNEANQSEVAITKKMEETTKDIRHNRSTLEEALDNEDGTQRSLIEQDGFYRERSEHTQLHYSGHNSAKYKFRNPQPSHTSHGNPRLVDDNEPDNVNDKPVPVFRSSISIGDILSRKLILRDDHIVMGKHMESHTERQHVSFSQMLREQSGIILNPAKATKDGNVHKQYITHKKKFGFIQVPLSRQNKKKTQPLNMR; encoded by the exons ATGGCTGGAAATGGAGAACCGGCAGCGGCTGAAACCAAGAAAATTATCTGCAATCCAAGAGTGGAAATTGACACATCTCTGCCTTTCGAGTCGGTGAAGGAGGCTGTGGACCATTTTGGGGGCAGTGGCCCTTGGATTCCCCATCACTTACTCCGTTTACCACCTCCCGACGAT CATGATAGGGAAGTTGTAGACGTGGGCAAAATGGAGGAGCAAGCAGTAAAATTTGAGAAAGACTTGATTGTGAAGGAACAGGAGGCCCTCAATGTTTTGAGGGAAGTGGAAGCAGCTAAAAGATTTGTTGAAGGGTTGAAAGTAAATTTGATGCAAGAAGTGTCTGAGTTTGTGTCCAGTTCCGGTTTAAATCCGGAGAGCCAAACACCAACACCTAGCGAACAGTCAGCAGAAAACTTGAGTCTTTGTCCACTTCAGTCCCCGGGACATGTATTAATGGAATTGAACCAAGCAAAATTAGACCTTAACAAAATGTCAATAGACCTTACTGTAATTAGATCTTCTGTTGAGACACTGAATAAGAAAATGGAGAAAGATAAGGTAATGCTCGACAGAAGCAGTCAGAGGAAGTCCCTCACTTCAGCAACAGGGTTCTCCATTGAGGAAAACAACACAAATGGAGACAGTTTTGATAACTCTATGAACAAAGAGCTCAAGCAGTTGAGCTTTGAAGCagagcaattcaagaaaatggcAGAAGCTTCAAGATATGAGGTGATGAAGGCAATGTCAGAGATCGAACGAACAAAGGCAAGTATTAGAATGGCTGAAATGAGATTGCATGCTGCGAAAAAGATGGAAGAAGCAGCTAAAGCTGTGGAAGCAATTGCTTTTGCAGAAAGGAAGGCTTTATTGAATGGAAAGAATTCTTCCGATGTTGTTCAGCACAAACCCGAGGGGATCACAATTTCATACGAAGAATATTATGCTCTTGCCCGGAAAGCACAGCAAGCTGAAGAGCTATGCAAAACAAAATTCGTAGACACGAATACTATGCGTAGAACTAATGAAGCAAATCAATCTGAGGTCGCTATTACAAAGAAGATGGAGGAAACTACCAAGGATATTAGACACAACAGGAGTACTCTAGAAGAGGCTTTGGACAATGAAGATGGTACTCAAAGAAGTCTTATTGAACAAGATGGTTTCTATAGGGAGAGATCAGAGCATACGCAACTGCATTACTCGGGGCATAACTCAGCCAAATATAAGTTCAGAAATCCGCAGCCATCTCATACTAGTCATGGAAACCCTCGGCTGGTTGATGACAATGAACCAGACAATGTCAATGACAAACCTGTCCCTGTCTTTCGATCATCAATATCGATTGGAGATATACTGAGCAGGAAGCTGATTTTGCGAGATGATCATATTGTCATGGGCAAGCATATGGAAAGCCACACTGAAAGACAACATGTGTCTTTTAGCCAAATGCTGCGCGAGCAAAGTGGGATCATATTGAATCCTGCAAAGGCTACGAAAGATGGGAATGTACACAAGCAATACATTACTCACAAGAAGAAGTTTGGTTTCATCCAAGTACCACTTTCTAGGCAAAATAAGAAAAAGACACAACCTTTGAATATGAGATGA